The region AGGGATATCAGCCATAACAAAGCCGCTATATTCATCAACTTCTACAAGACCGAGCTTTGGCGTGAGTGTCGTAAATTCGTAGTTGGCAATCTGCGGCTTGGCGTTTGAAACGGTTGAAATGAGCGTGCTTTTGCCAACATTTGGAAAGCCGACAAGCCCTACGTCGGCTATGAGCTTAAGCTCAAGACGAACGTTGCAAATTTCTTCTGGAGTGCCCTTTTGAGCGTATTCGGGAGCTTGGTTAGTCGAGCTTTTAAAATGAACGTTACCAAGACCGCCCTTGCCGCCCTTTAAAAACATCTTTCGCTCGCCCTGCTGCGTTAAATCAAGCAAAAGCTCGCCGCTATCGGCATCATAGACAGCAGTTCCGGGAGGTACGACTAATTCAAGGTTTTCACCCTTTTTACCTGTCATCCTGCGACCCATACCTGGTTCTCCGTTTTGCGCTTTTAAGGCACGTTTACCCTTATAAGCCGCTAGCGTGTGAGAGTTGTTATCAACGATAAAATACACATCTCCGCCGTCTCCGCCGT is a window of Campylobacter sp. CCUG 57310 DNA encoding:
- the obgE gene encoding GTPase ObgE, encoding MFIDSVSLTLSSGHGGAGAVSFRREKHVILGGPDGGDGGDGGDVYFIVDNNSHTLAAYKGKRALKAQNGEPGMGRRMTGKKGENLELVVPPGTAVYDADSGELLLDLTQQGERKMFLKGGKGGLGNVHFKSSTNQAPEYAQKGTPEEICNVRLELKLIADVGLVGFPNVGKSTLISTVSNAKPQIANYEFTTLTPKLGLVEVDEYSGFVMADIPGIIEGASYGRGLGVQFLKHIERTKVLLYMLDLANYRTLEEQFGTLKAEVSKFSSELGGRDYAIALTRLDACEEVDKISDFIKSLGLGSDLLSYKQDVYEFDAAKPFFIMPISSASGENINELKFNLLELLQKDKLK